In the genome of Vicia villosa cultivar HV-30 ecotype Madison, WI linkage group LG7, Vvil1.0, whole genome shotgun sequence, one region contains:
- the LOC131620988 gene encoding signal peptidase complex subunit 2-like, with product MASKSQKKANLLDHHSIKHILDESVSEVVKGRGYSEDVRLSNVRLLIGTVIIVIALFAQFYKKKFPENRDFLLACIALYVIFNGLLQLIIYTKEKNAILFTYPLAGSFTSTGLVVSSKLPRFSDIYTLTVESADPKSISANEPVNLTKSVTEWFTKDGVLVEGLLWKDVETLIAQYTKEPKKSK from the exons ATGGCATCCAAATCACAGAAGAAAGCCAATCTCTTAGATCATCACTCCATTAAGCACATTCTCGATGAGTCTGTTTCCGAG GTGGTTAAGGGACGTGGGTATTCTGAAGATGTGAGATTGAGCAATGTGAGGTTGTTGATTGGGACTGTTATTATTGTCATTGCTCTGTTTGCTCAGTTTTACAAGAAGAAGTTTCCTGAGAATAGGGATTTTCTTCTTGCTTGCATCGCCTTAtat GTAATCTTCAATGGGTTGTTGCAGCTGATCATATATACCAAGGAAAAGAATGCCATTCTCTTTACTTATCCTTTGGCT GGTTCATTTACCAGTACCGGGTTGGTAGTTTCATCCAAATTACCCAGATTTTCTGACATTTACACACTTACGGTAGAAAGTGCAGATCCGAAATCAATTTCTGCAAATGAACCAGTAAATCTTACCAAAAGTGTTACCGAGTG GTTCACTAAAGATGGAGTTTTAGTTGAAGGCCTCCTCTGGAAGGATGTTGAAACTCTGATAGCTCAATATACTAAAGAACCAAAGAAGAGCAAGTAA
- the LOC131620989 gene encoding peroxisomal nicotinamide adenine dinucleotide carrier-like, translating to MSDALINGLAGAGGGIIAQLITYPLQTVNTRQQTDRDPKKNNKSLGTFQQMCQVVKHEGWERLYGGLTPSLVGTATSQGVYYYFYQIFRNRAEAAALEKKMLGNGDGSVGMFSSLIVAALSGCVNVLLTNPIWLVVTRMQTHKKESKRTIPDPRLSDATEQKLLSTVEPHAYGTSHVIQEVYDESGVLGFWKGVLPTLVMVSNPSIQFMLYETLLAKLKKRSASNTVSALQIFLLGAIAKLGATVVTYPLLVVKARLQARQVKNGDKRHHYKGTRDAILKMIRYEGFNGFYKGMGTKIVQSVLAAAVLFMVKEELVTQTRFLLGKNVPNTLKP from the exons ATGTCTGACGCTTTGATCAATGGATTGGCTGGCGCTGGAGGAGGGATCATTGCTCAACTTATCACATACCCTCTTCAAACT GTTAACACTCGTCAACAAACCGATCGTGATCCGAAGAAGAATAATAAGAGTCTCGGGACTTTCCAGCAAATGTGTCAg GTTGTGAAACATGAGGGGTGGGAGCGATTGTATGGAGGTTTGACTCCATCACTTGTTGGTACAGCTACATCTCAG GGTGTTTACTATTATTTCTATCAAATATTCAGGAACCGAGCTGAAGCAGCTGCATTAGAGAAGAAAATGCTAGGCAATGGTGATGGTTCAGTTGGAATGTTCTCCTCACTTATCGTTGCTGCTTTATCGGG TTGTGTTAACGTGCTGCTGACAAATCCGATATGGCTAGTTGTTACACGCATGCAG ACACATAAAAAAGAGTCAAAGAGAACTATCCCGGATCCGCGGCTGTCAGACGCCACTGAACAAAAACTGCTTTCTACTGTTGAGCCTCATGCTTATGGAACTAGCCATGTG ATTCAAGAAGTTTACGATGAATCTGGAGTTTTGGGTTTCTGGAAGGGTGTATTACCAACATTGGTCATG GTTAGCAATCCTTCCATACAGTTCATGCTATACGAAACCTTGTTGGCGAAGTTGAAAAAAAGAAGCGCTAGCAATACCGTGTCTGCTCTACAG ATATTTCTTCTTGGAGCCATTGCTAAGCTCGGAGCTACGGTTGTAACCTATCCTCTTCTTGTTGTGAAG GCAAGGCTTCAAGCTAGACAGGTTAAAAATGGAGACAAGAGACACCATTATAAAG GTACAAGGGATGCTATTTTAAAGATGATCCGCTACGAAGGGTTCAATGGATTCTACAAAGGAATGGGAACCAAAATTGTACAAAGTGTTCTAGCTGCagctgttttgtttatggtgaaaGAAGAACTAGTTACGCAGACACGTTTCTTGCTTGGAAAGAATGTTCCCAACACTTTAAAGCCATAG
- the LOC131619498 gene encoding uncharacterized protein LOC131619498, with the protein MEMEEDTHANVMPPPKQSDEEKSLVLYPSNSNTPLLKSPTSPPLTIVVATHLIPDLKDYLLSGGTIKLEELEEDEMRREKTSKVSKDCLAVIPWVPNPLAYAKK; encoded by the exons ATGGAGATGGAGGAAGATACTCATGCAAATGTAATGCCACCGCCTAAACAATCTGATGAAGAGAAATCGCTGGTGCTATATCCTTCCAattcaaatactcctcttctcaAGTCCCCTACTTCCCCTCCCTTAACGATTGTTGTAGCTACTCACTTGATTCCTGATTTAAAAG ATTATCTGTTGTCAGGAGGAACTATAAAGCTAGAGGAACTCGAGGAAGATGAAATGAGGAGGGAAAAGACATCCAAGGTTTCAAAAGACTGTTTGGCTGTTATCCCATGGGTTCCTAATCCTCTGGCATATGCAAAGAAATAG